A portion of the Chlamydiota bacterium genome contains these proteins:
- a CDS encoding PDZ domain-containing protein, with translation MRNRLCAAAAAFLLAGTAFGQGGARDAGERAASLQAAFIRVANEVGPSVVGVYNIRKARVAGFVVRPGGHFDLDEFFRQFDSPIERRSIGSGVIIDPAGYILTNEHVVGNADAIEVMLPDGRRFEGRVAGTDARSDMAVLKIDAENLPAATLGDSDGVKTGQWAIAIGNPFGIVEENPMPTMTVGVVSALHRRLGGPAIGGRYYGDLIQTDAAINPGNSGGPLLNLNGEVVGINAAIISPSGAFAGIGFAIPVNRAKEVLQQLKEGKAIDYGWLGIGVQSLDRDLAAEFGVSDLLGALVVTIVPGSPAAAAGIAVGDVIRECTGVQVKDADALMEQIGTTRAGTTLRLKVLREGREVAIDATVGRKGEKVT, from the coding sequence GTGAGGAACAGACTGTGTGCGGCCGCGGCGGCGTTCCTGCTCGCGGGAACGGCGTTCGGGCAGGGGGGGGCGCGCGACGCGGGGGAGCGGGCCGCCTCGCTCCAGGCGGCCTTCATCCGGGTCGCCAACGAGGTCGGGCCCTCCGTCGTCGGGGTCTACAACATCAGGAAGGCGCGGGTGGCGGGCTTCGTCGTGCGCCCGGGGGGGCATTTCGACCTCGACGAGTTTTTCAGACAGTTCGACAGCCCGATCGAGCGGCGGAGCATCGGCTCCGGGGTCATCATCGATCCGGCGGGGTACATCCTCACCAACGAGCACGTCGTGGGGAACGCGGACGCGATCGAGGTGATGCTGCCCGACGGGCGCAGGTTCGAGGGGAGGGTGGCCGGGACGGACGCCCGCTCCGACATGGCGGTGCTGAAGATAGACGCCGAGAATCTCCCCGCCGCGACCCTCGGCGACTCCGACGGCGTGAAGACCGGCCAGTGGGCGATCGCGATCGGCAACCCGTTCGGCATCGTCGAGGAGAACCCGATGCCCACGATGACGGTCGGTGTGGTGAGCGCGCTCCACCGGAGGCTCGGCGGCCCCGCCATCGGGGGGAGGTACTACGGCGACCTGATACAGACCGACGCGGCGATCAATCCCGGCAACAGCGGCGGCCCGCTCCTCAACCTGAACGGCGAGGTCGTGGGGATCAACGCGGCGATCATCAGCCCCTCGGGGGCGTTCGCGGGGATCGGCTTCGCCATCCCGGTGAACAGGGCGAAGGAGGTGCTGCAGCAGTTGAAGGAGGGGAAGGCGATCGACTACGGGTGGCTCGGCATCGGCGTGCAATCGCTCGATCGGGACCTCGCGGCGGAGTTCGGCGTGTCCGATCTGCTCGGGGCGCTCGTGGTGACCATCGTCCCGGGAAGCCCCGCGGCGGCGGCGGGGATCGCGGTCGGCGACGTCATCCGGGAGTGCACGGGCGTCCAGGTCAAGGACGCGGACGCGCTGATGGAGCAGATCGGCACCACGCGCGCCGGCACGACGCTGCGGCTCAAGGTGCTGCGCGAGGGGCGGGAGGTCGCGATCGACGCGACCGTGGGGAGGAAGGGTGAGAAGGTTACCTGA
- a CDS encoding protein BatD, whose amino-acid sequence MSAPPGRNALYAAVFAGCAAASLGLAARPARAGGLTGALAADKSRVAEGGIVRLVLTVSGPASSPAIRLLQPLFPPTERFELLSTGQRNEISIGKDGETFSAAFLYTLRAREAGEERIPAFEVREKVGDGEQGEKGGEERDTLLLTVEGITLVVEPPGRGVYRAGIVVAAVAGLSAAALAASCLARRRRPLSAAPPPPRGGCALAALAAMEDARPLLGAGDRGAYAGAIHPALAECAAREGDEELAALAGSLAALRERVRYAKDEEAEREIRDGVRRAEQILKRKLRDA is encoded by the coding sequence GTGAGCGCGCCGCCGGGGCGAAACGCCCTGTATGCGGCGGTCTTCGCCGGTTGCGCGGCCGCGTCGCTTGGCCTCGCCGCCCGCCCCGCGCGCGCCGGCGGCCTGACCGGCGCGCTCGCCGCCGACAAGAGCCGCGTCGCGGAGGGGGGGATCGTCCGCCTTGTTTTGACCGTTTCCGGCCCGGCCTCTTCGCCCGCGATCCGCCTGCTGCAGCCGCTTTTCCCGCCGACGGAAAGATTCGAGCTCCTCTCGACCGGGCAGCGCAACGAGATCTCGATCGGGAAGGACGGAGAGACATTCTCGGCGGCGTTTCTCTACACGCTCCGCGCGCGGGAAGCGGGGGAGGAGAGGATCCCGGCGTTCGAGGTGCGGGAGAAGGTCGGGGACGGCGAACAGGGCGAGAAGGGCGGGGAGGAGAGAGACACGCTCCTCCTGACCGTGGAGGGCATCACGCTTGTCGTCGAGCCCCCGGGGAGGGGCGTCTATCGCGCGGGGATCGTCGTCGCCGCAGTCGCCGGCCTCTCCGCGGCCGCCCTCGCCGCCTCCTGTCTTGCCCGCCGCCGGAGGCCGCTCTCCGCCGCGCCGCCGCCCCCTCGCGGCGGATGCGCGCTCGCGGCCCTCGCCGCGATGGAGGATGCGCGCCCGCTGTTGGGCGCGGGGGATCGGGGCGCGTACGCCGGCGCGATACACCCCGCCCTCGCGGAGTGCGCGGCGCGGGAGGGGGACGAGGAGCTCGCGGCGCTCGCCGGTTCGCTCGCGGCGCTCCGGGAGCGCGTCCGGTACGCCAAAGACGAGGAGGCGGAGCGCGAAATCCGCGACGGCGTGCGCAGGGCCGAGCAGATCCTCAAGCGCAAGCTCCGGGACGCCTGA
- a CDS encoding AAA domain-containing protein, protein MQQDVREIDEKVRRESGVIERITGEIEKVIVGQRYLLERLLVGLFADGHILLEGVPGLAKTLSVKTLAQSIAIGFQRIQFTPDLLPADLIGTLVYNPRTGEFTTKRGPIFSNVILADEINRAPAKVQSALLEAMQERQVSIGAETFPLPQPFLVMATQNPIEQAGTYPLPEAQVDRFMLKLKIGYPTRKEERAILDRMAIVGFQPSASAVVRAEEILRLRALVNEIYIDEKIKEYIVNLVFATREPASYRLEIGPYIRYGASPRASIYLAVAAKAHALLRGRGYVTPQDVKSVGMDVLRHRVIVSYEAEAEEMTSEDVIGKVFDNVEVP, encoded by the coding sequence ATGCAGCAGGACGTGCGGGAGATCGACGAGAAGGTGCGGAGGGAGAGCGGCGTCATTGAGCGGATCACCGGGGAGATCGAGAAGGTCATCGTCGGGCAGCGATACCTTCTGGAACGGCTGCTCGTCGGGCTTTTCGCCGACGGGCACATCCTGCTCGAGGGCGTGCCGGGGCTCGCCAAGACCCTCTCGGTGAAGACCCTCGCCCAATCGATCGCCATCGGCTTCCAGCGGATCCAGTTCACGCCGGATCTGCTGCCCGCCGACCTGATCGGCACGCTCGTCTACAACCCGCGGACGGGGGAGTTCACGACCAAGAGGGGGCCGATCTTCTCCAACGTCATCCTCGCCGACGAGATCAACCGCGCCCCCGCAAAGGTGCAGAGCGCCCTCCTCGAGGCGATGCAGGAGCGGCAGGTCTCGATCGGGGCGGAGACGTTCCCGCTCCCGCAGCCGTTCCTCGTCATGGCGACGCAGAACCCGATCGAGCAGGCCGGGACCTACCCGCTCCCCGAGGCGCAGGTGGACCGGTTCATGCTCAAGCTGAAGATCGGCTACCCGACCAGGAAGGAGGAGCGCGCGATCCTCGACCGGATGGCGATCGTCGGCTTCCAGCCCTCGGCATCCGCCGTCGTCCGGGCGGAGGAGATCCTCCGGCTGCGGGCGCTCGTCAACGAGATCTACATCGACGAGAAGATCAAGGAGTACATCGTGAACCTCGTCTTCGCCACCCGCGAGCCGGCCTCCTACAGGCTCGAGATCGGTCCGTACATCCGATACGGCGCCTCCCCGCGGGCCTCCATCTATCTCGCCGTCGCCGCCAAGGCGCACGCCCTCTTGCGCGGGCGCGGCTACGTCACGCCGCAGGACGTGAAGTCCGTCGGGATGGACGTCCTCAGGCATCGGGTGATCGTGAGCTACGAGGCGGAGGCGGAGGAGATGACGAGCGAGGACGTCATCGGGAAGGTGTTCGACAACGTCGAGGTGCCGTGA
- a CDS encoding DUF58 domain-containing protein translates to MLPREILKKVRRIQIFTTRMVQDVFAGEYQSVFKGRGMEFEEVREYHPGDDVRSIDWNVTARTGHPHVKVFREERELTVMLLADVSASGTFGSVRQRKEELIAEFSAVLAFAAINNNDRVGLILFSDRIEKYLPPKKGVTHVLRVIRELLYQSPRGRGTDIGAALEFLSRVATRRTVSFLVSDFLASGYERALSIAARRHDLIAVEVVDPRERALPDAGIIEFEDPETGAAVAADTGDRRVREAFERIAARQAEMRNDFLASRGVDRIRVETARPYAGELLKFFRAREHRMAI, encoded by the coding sequence ATGCTCCCGAGAGAGATACTGAAAAAGGTCCGGCGCATCCAGATCTTCACGACCCGGATGGTCCAGGACGTCTTCGCGGGCGAGTACCAGAGCGTCTTCAAGGGGCGCGGGATGGAGTTCGAGGAGGTCCGCGAGTACCACCCCGGGGACGACGTGCGGAGCATCGACTGGAACGTCACCGCGCGCACCGGGCACCCGCACGTGAAGGTGTTCAGGGAGGAACGCGAGCTCACCGTGATGTTGCTCGCGGACGTCAGCGCCTCGGGGACGTTCGGCAGCGTCCGGCAGCGCAAGGAGGAGCTGATCGCCGAATTCTCCGCCGTGCTCGCCTTCGCCGCGATCAACAACAACGACCGGGTCGGGCTGATCTTGTTCAGCGACCGGATCGAGAAGTACCTCCCCCCGAAGAAGGGGGTCACGCACGTCCTGCGCGTCATCAGGGAGCTGCTCTACCAGTCCCCGCGGGGGAGGGGGACCGACATCGGCGCGGCGCTCGAGTTCTTGAGCAGGGTGGCCACGCGGAGGACCGTCTCGTTCCTCGTCTCGGACTTCCTCGCCTCCGGCTACGAGCGGGCGCTCTCGATCGCCGCCAGGCGGCACGATCTGATCGCGGTAGAGGTCGTCGACCCACGGGAGCGGGCGCTCCCGGACGCGGGGATCATCGAGTTCGAGGATCCGGAGACCGGGGCCGCCGTCGCGGCCGACACCGGCGACCGGAGGGTGCGCGAGGCGTTCGAGCGGATCGCGGCCCGGCAGGCGGAGATGCGCAACGACTTCCTCGCCTCGCGCGGCGTCGACCGGATCCGCGTGGAGACCGCGCGGCCGTACGCGGGGGAGCTCCTGAAGTTCTTCAGGGCGCGCGAGCACAGAATGGCGATCTGA
- a CDS encoding protein BatD yields the protein MTTRTGCVLLCSAPLLAGSVARGAEAPAWRPEGVRVTASAAPTRVTVGDPVRYAFSVSAPEGLEIDLPPVAARAGDFSVRETGRAVRRDPKEKREEVAAVYDLRVYETGDKEIPPFRAIVRDREGRSAEIDGGAVAVTVESVLDADSKEIRDIKPPIALRRFPARLAAILAAGAGAIAVAAALVLRRRRRREAAPAVAPRPPHEIAREELRRLRAMHLPEAGRVAECYVRLSGIARRYIEARFGLRAPDRTTEEFLAEAGRGGVLDARARVLIGDFLERCDLVKFARYGPTAGEVDGAFDAAERFVEETARERETGEVRGETGGVA from the coding sequence GTGACGACGAGAACCGGCTGCGTCCTTCTGTGCAGTGCGCCGCTCCTGGCGGGCTCCGTCGCGCGCGGCGCAGAGGCGCCGGCGTGGCGTCCGGAAGGGGTGCGCGTCACCGCGTCGGCCGCCCCCACGAGGGTGACGGTCGGCGACCCGGTGCGGTACGCCTTCTCCGTCTCCGCCCCCGAGGGGCTCGAGATCGATCTCCCGCCCGTCGCCGCGCGGGCGGGGGATTTCAGCGTGCGGGAGACGGGACGCGCGGTTCGCCGCGACCCGAAGGAGAAGCGCGAAGAGGTCGCGGCCGTCTACGACCTGCGCGTCTACGAAACCGGCGACAAGGAGATTCCGCCGTTCAGGGCGATCGTGCGGGACCGGGAGGGGAGGTCGGCGGAGATCGACGGCGGCGCCGTCGCGGTGACGGTGGAGAGCGTCCTCGACGCGGATTCGAAGGAGATACGGGATATCAAACCCCCGATCGCCCTGCGGCGGTTCCCCGCCCGGCTCGCGGCGATCCTCGCCGCCGGCGCGGGCGCCATCGCAGTCGCGGCCGCCTTGGTGTTGCGCCGCCGCCGGCGGCGGGAGGCCGCGCCCGCCGTTGCGCCGCGCCCGCCGCACGAGATAGCCCGGGAGGAACTCCGGCGGCTTCGGGCGATGCATCTGCCCGAAGCGGGACGCGTGGCGGAGTGCTATGTCCGGCTCTCGGGAATCGCCCGGCGCTACATCGAGGCGCGGTTCGGCCTGCGGGCGCCCGACAGGACCACCGAGGAGTTTCTCGCCGAGGCGGGCAGGGGGGGCGTTCTGGATGCCCGGGCGCGGGTGCTCATCGGCGATTTTCTCGAGCGGTGCGATCTGGTGAAGTTCGCGCGCTACGGCCCCACCGCCGGGGAGGTGGACGGGGCGTTCGATGCGGCGGAGCGATTCGTGGAGGAGACGGCGCGGGAACGCGAGACGGGAGAGGTGCGAGGGGAGACGGGAGGAGTGGCCTGA